One Vitis riparia cultivar Riparia Gloire de Montpellier isolate 1030 chromosome 4, EGFV_Vit.rip_1.0, whole genome shotgun sequence genomic window carries:
- the LOC117912327 gene encoding protein BIG GRAIN 1-like A, whose amino-acid sequence MNKWEKSLREDKSSHERKNPSFSSSLLDEIYRSITDGDEDHKELHFYRETMAKKHSLRGSRGVGEEEMAKVRGAGVTDKWMEKKGSEKVVSRHQRRSFPEIDKKWQYYQDPLFFSSSSSSSDSSYGGFSSSETESMKSFFAPPPRPRPIRTSRLERSEQALSYGQSEFHMFDDYRHHSAITREPSKSEEEISKSKSRALKMYGNLKKVKQPISPGGRLATFLNSLFTAGNTKKSTKTTSSAGGCEDWSSERKLNSQPSTCSSASSFARSCLNKNSPSVKEKSRNDAKRTVRFFPVSIIVDEDCRPCGRKCVYGEEGSTQMSASRKITKRNEEDLKFQDQTRRVEAASRELHRSFHQKKNDNIFNNFHVNYDEEDEDDDAASCSSSDLFELDHLALIGNDRYQEELPVYETTHIDTNRAIANGLLV is encoded by the coding sequence ATGAACAAGTGGGAAAAATCATTGAGAGAAGATAAATCCAGTCACGAGAGGAAGAATCCATCTTTCTCTTCGAGTCTTCTGGATGAAATTTATCGTTCGATTACCGATGGTGACGAGGATCACAAAGAACTGCATTTTTACAGAGAAACAATGGCGAAGAAGCATAGTTTGAGAGGCAGCAGAGGCGTTGGAGAGGAGGAAATGGCGAAGGTTCGTGGAGCGGGCGTGACGGACAAATGGATGGAGAAGAAAGGTAGTGAGAAGGTTGTTTCGCGACATCAACGGCGGTCGTTTCcggaaattgataaaaaatggcAGTACTATCAGGATCCTCTGTTCTTCAGCTCGAGTTCTAGCTCTTCTGATTCCAGTTATGGAGGATTTTCGTCGTCGGAGACGGAATCGATGAAGTCCTTCTTCGCTCCGCCACCAAGGCCTAGACCGATTCGAACCTCTCGTTTGGAGAGGTCGGAGCAGGCTTTGTCCTATGGACAGAGCGAATTTCACATGTTTGATGACTATCGCCATCACTCTGCGATCACAAGAGAACCGTCAAAGAGCGAAGAAGAGATTAGCAAGTCGAAATCGAGAGCTTTGAAGATGTATGGCAACCTCAAGAAGGTGAAGCAGCCAATCTCACCGGGAGGCCGACTCGCGACGTTTCTTAATTCACTTTTCACTGCAGGAAACACTAAGAAGTCCACGAAGACCACATCATCAGCGGGAGGTTGCGAGGATTGGAGTTCCGAGAGGAAGCTTAATTCGCAGCCATCAACTTGTTCTTCAGCCTCCTCATTTGCAAGATCATGTTTAAACAAGAATTCTCCTTCCGTAAAGGAGAAATCCCGCAATGACGCGAAGAGGACAGTCAGATTCTTCCCGGTTAGCATTATTGTGGACGAAGACTGTCGGCCATGTGGCCGTAAATGCGTGTATGGAGAAGAAGGCTCAACTCAAATGTCGGCATCCAGAAAAATTAccaaaagaaatgaagaagaccTCAAATTCCAAGACCAAACCAGGCGAGTCGAAGCAGCTTCCAGAGAATTACACAGAAGCTTTCATCAGAAGAAAAACGAtaacattttcaataattttcatGTCAATTATGACGAAGAAGACGAAGATGATGATGCTGCAAGTTGTTCAAGCTCTGATCTATTCGAGCTCGATCACCTCGCATTAATCGGTAATGACAGGTATCAAGAAGAGCTTCCAGTGTATGAAACCACTCATATAGATACTAATCGCGCCATAGCTAATGGCTTGCTTGTGTAG
- the LOC117913661 gene encoding serine/threonine-protein kinase STY46-like produces the protein MYTNGNTNKKTAIFSPRITSPASASSSGKQGKHGTAQGQMCCFGKCVKMGSSVSQPHQQNQQATAKVEQQQERHGEQSSKNGKSTEKPQNRPSPRTPTPVHHQLETLIDEAKNSGWYIEPHEIEFQELVAEGSTARVYKGTWRGLDVAVKCIFPEYFHNNEGAVLFFTQELDTLSRQRHRSVLQLMGACLRPPDHGWLVTEFLSTTLKEWLHGRGERGEERTAPLPPFWERLAKALEIAEAMQYLHDQRPMVIHRDLKPSNIFLDDAKHVRVADFGNARFLCDGEKALSGETGKKYYYYHTYRGTFVYMAPEVTRSQPYNEKCDVFSFGIILNELITGEYPYVETEYGPFQIASGVCGQEKLRPALPKKDGQIMKELIHLILLSWNENPSIRPSFAKIASTLKRIQSKPFESIPI, from the exons ATGTATACTAATGGCAATACCAACAAGAAGACCGCCATTTTCAGCCCACGCATAACGTCTCCCGCGTCTGCCTCTTCCTCAGGCAAGCAAGGAAAGCATGGCACAGCCCAGGGCCAGATGTGTTGCTTTGGGAAGTGTGTGAAAATGGGTTCCAGTGTTTCACAACCCCACCAGCAAAACCAGCAGGCTACAGCCAAAGTTGAGCAGCAGCAGGAG CGGCATGGAGAGCAGAGCAGCAAGAATGGGAAAAGCACGGAAAAACCTCAGAATCGTCCAAG TCCTCGGACCCCCACACCTGTTCACCACCAACTAGAAACTCTCATCGATGAAGCCAAGAACAGCGGATGGTACATTGAGCCCCATGAG ATTGAATTTCAAGAGCTAGTAGCCGAAGGAAGCACCGCACGTGTCTACAAAGGAACATGGCGAGGCCTGGACGTTGCAGTCAAATGCATATTCCCCGAATACTTCCACAACAATGAAGGAGCTGTCCTCTTCTTCACCCAGGAGCTCGACACCTTATCGCGGCAGCGCCACAGATCCGTGCTCCAACTCATGGGCGCCTGCCTTCGTCCACCAGACCACGGGTGGCTGGTGACGGAGTTCTTGAGCACGACACTGAAGGAGTGGCTGCACGGGAGGGGGgagagaggagaagagagaacaGCCCCTCTCCCACCGTTTTGGGAGAGGTTGGCGAAGGCCCTGGAGATTGCGGAAGCGATGCAGTACCTGCATGACCAAAGGCCTATGGTGATTCATCGCGATTTGAAGCCAAGTAATATATTTTTGGACGATGCCAAGCACGTAAGGGTTGCAGACTTCGGCAATGCTCGATTCCTGTGCGACGGAGAAAAGGCCCTCAGTGGTGAAACAGGcaagaaatattattattatcacacGTATAGGG GGACTTTCGTATACATGGCACCCGAAGTGACTCGGTCTCAGCCTTACAACGAAAAGTGTGATGTGTTCAGTTTCGGGATCATCCTCAATGAGCTCATCACCGGAGAATATCCGTACGTTGAGACCGAGTACGGACCTTTCCAG ATCGCATCCGGGGTGTGTGGACAGGAGAAGCTAAGGCCTGCACTTCCAAAGAAAGATGGGCAAATAATGAAAGAGCTCATCCATCTCATTCTCCTTTCATGGAATGAAAATCCTTCGATTAGACCATCTTTTGCAAAAATCGCCTCCACTTTGAAGAGGATTCAGAGCAAACCCTTTGAATCCATTCCCATATGA
- the LOC117912173 gene encoding LOW QUALITY PROTEIN: mechanosensitive ion channel protein 10 (The sequence of the model RefSeq protein was modified relative to this genomic sequence to represent the inferred CDS: inserted 1 base in 1 codon) yields MSEKKETGGAEVVVTISAESKEANANTKGSSPMDSETSAPRRSGQGVTEAKAQPHCPSPEIAGFTGSPHKPPKIPTSEALARRRSVAKSVYSRSKSRFGDPPVDINHFENNNGILQEQIGGSSSYRSYRASPGSKPGSRAVSINQRTPLMASPGXVEDDDEEIYKKVNSTEWKKEKHRRVKVKVLVEWIASLVILGFLVASLTIDKLEKTMIWGLELWKWCVLVMVIFSGMLVTKWIMNFIVFLIERNFLLKKKVLYFVHGLKKSVQVFIWLALILVTWVLLFNRGVKRSYTTTKILNSVTWTLVTLLIGSFFWLLKNLLLKILASAFNVTTFFDRIQVSVFHQYVLQTLSGPPLMESAQMVGREPSAGRLSFRSIKKGKKSKEKKLIDMGEIHRMKREKVSASVMKELVDVILSSGLPTISDTLESIAKEGERADKEITNEMEAIAAAYHIFRNVCQPGFTYIEEEDLLRFMIKEEVDHVLPLFEGMENGRIERRVLTNWVVKAYNDRKALAHALNDTKTAVKQLNKVVTGVVIVVVLIVWLLLMEIATTKVLVLLSSQLVVAAFMFGNTCKTIFEAIIFVFVMHPFDVGDRCLVDGVQLIVDEMNILTTVFLKIDREKVYYPNSVLATKPISNFYRSSPMGDNVEFSIAFATTAEKIGALKERIAKYLERNPQYWFPAHTLVVKEIENVNKIKMTLFVNHTINFQDYPEKTNRRTELVLELKKIFEDLDITYYLLPQEIHISNTTTPATIHGHATKHL; encoded by the exons ATGTCGGAGAAGAAGGAAACGGGCGGAGCTGAAGTCGTCGTGACGATTTCAGCTGAGAGTAAAGAGGCTAATGCCAACACAAAAGGGTCTTCGCCTATGGATTCGGAGACTTCAGCTCCAAGACGGAGCGGTCAGGGGGTGACGGAGGCGAAAGCACAGCCTCACTGCCCTTCGCCGGAGATTGCTGGATTCACCGGGAGCCCGCACAAGCCTCCGAAAATCCCCACTTCGGAAGCCCTAGCTCGCCGGCGGTCAGTGGCAAAATCGGTGTACTCGAGGTCTAAATCGAGATTTGGAGACCCCCCAGTTGATATCAACCATTTTGAGAATAATAATGGGATACTGCAAGAACAGATTGGTGGGTCTTCGTCTTACAGGTCTTATAGGGCGTCACCCGGTAGCAAACCCGGTAGTAGAGCAGTTTCCATCAATCAGAGAACTCCGTTGATGGCGTCTCCAG GGGttgaggatgatgatgaggagATATACAAGAAAGTGAATAGTACTGAATGGAAAAAGGAGAAGCATAGGAGAGTGAAGGTTAAGGTTTTGGTTGAGTGGATTGCATCTTTGGTGATTTTGGGGTTCTTGGTGGCTAGTTTAACCATTGACAAGTTGGAGAAAACTATGATTTGGGGCTTGGAGCTCTGGAAATGGTGTGTGCTTGTAATGGTGATCTTCTCAGGTATGTTGGTTACCAAATGGATTATGAACTTTATTGTTTTCCTGATTGAAAGGAACTTTTTGCTGAAGAAGAAAGTTCTGTATTTTGTTCATGGTTTGAAGAAGAGTGTTCAGGTCTTTATTTGGCTGGCCTTGATTCTTGTTACATGGGTTTTGTTGTTCAATCGAGGGGTTAAACGATCATACACTACCACCAAGATTCTGAATTCTGTGACATGGACTCTAGTTACTCTGCTCATTGGGAGTTTCTTTTGGCTGCTGAAGAATCTATTGCTAAAGATATTGGCGTCTGCTTTCAATGTCACTACATTCTTCGATAGGATTCAGGTATCGGTTTTCCACCAGTATGTTCTTCAAACCCTTTCAGGGCCTCCACTTATGGAGTCAGCCCAGATGGTTGGGAGAGAACCCAGTGCTGGTCGATTGAGTTTTAGGAGTATAAAGAAAGGtaaaaaatccaaagaaaaaaagttgattGATATGGGAGAGATTCATAGGATGAAGCGAGAAAAGGTCTCTGCTTCGGTCATGAAGGAATTGGTTGATGTGATATTGAGTTCTGGGCTTCCCACAATATCGGATACCCTTGAAAGCATTGCTAAAGAAGGTGAACGGGCGGATAAGGAGATTACTAATGAGATGGAAGCGATCGCAGCTGCATATCACATATTCAGGAATGTTTGTCAGCCTGGTTTCAC GTACATTGAGGAGGAGGACCTTTTGAGATTCATGATTAAAGAGGAGGTGGATCATGTGTTGCCACTGTTTGAAGGAATGGAGAATGGACGAATCGAAAGAAGAGTACTCACCAACTGGGTG GTGAAGGCTTACAACGACAGGAAAGCACTAGCACATGCTCTAAATGACACCAAAACAGCTGTAAAGCAATTGAACAAGGTTGTGACAGGGGTTGTAATTGTTGTCGTCCTCATTGTGTGGCTTCTTTTGATGGAAATTGCAACTACAAAAGTTCTTGTCCTCCTCTCGTCCCAGCTTGTAGTGGCTGCTTTTATGTTTGGAAACACCTGCAAGACAATTTTTGAAGCTATCATATTTGTCTTTGTGATGCATCCATTTGATGTTGGTGACCGTTGTCTCGTTGATGGTGTCCAG TTGATAGTTGATGAGATGAACATCTTAACAACAGTCTTCTTGAAAATTGATCGCGAAAAGGTGTACTATCCAAATTCTGTTTTGGCTACCAAGCCCATCAGCAACTTCTACAGAAGCTCGCCTATGGGTGATAATGTGGAGTTCTCTATTGCATTTGCGACCACAGCAGAAAAGATCGGGGCTCTAAAAGAAAGAATAGCAAA GTACCTGGAGAGAAATCCCCAATACTGGTTTCCTGCCCACACTCTGGTAGTAAAGGAGATTGAGAATGTCAACAAGATCAAGATGACTCTATTTGTCAATCACACCATCAACTTCCAAGACTATCCAGAGAAGACTAATCGGAGAACCGAACTGGTGTTAGAGctgaagaaaatatttgaagaccTAGATATCACATACTACCTCCTGCCCCAAGAAATTCACATCTCTAATACCACCACGCCAGCCACAATACACGGGCATGCCACCAAACATCTGTGA
- the LOC117912176 gene encoding uncharacterized protein LOC117912176: QLGDTSAENLLFPPLISFSPIFVYLSKHQAPFSSQQQPLEHINKEELETMASVSMAMRLTSASQNRLLQRPTSEAFFQPLQVKPSKKAVAVKPKSRGSRLEVKASLKEKAITGLTAAALTASMVLPEAAEAASGVSPSLKNFLLSIAAGGVVLGAIVGAVIGVANFDPVKRT; the protein is encoded by the coding sequence CAGTTGGGTGACACATCAGCAGAAAATCTCTTATTTCCACCTCTCATTTCCTTCTCTCCAATCTTTGTCTATCTATCTAAGCACCAAGCCCCATTCTCTTCCCAACAGCAACCACTAGAGCATATCAACAAAGAAGAATTGGAGACAATGGCTAGTGTTTCTATGGCTATGCGACTGACTTCTGCAAGCCAGAATAGGCTGCTCCAGAGGCCAACCTCTGAAGCCTTTTTCCAGCCACTGCAAGTGAAGCCATCAAAGAAGGCTGTGGCAGTGAAGCCGAAGTCCAGGGGCAGTCGGCTTGAAGTGAAGGCTTCTCTCAAAGAGAAGGCAATCACAGGTCTGACAGCCGCCGCATTGACAGCTTCCATGGTGCTGCCTGAGGCGGCTGAAGCAGCCTCCGGCGTCTCCCCATCTCTCAAGAACTTCCTGCTCAGCATTGCGGCCGGCGGCGTCGTCCTTGGTGCAATCGTCGGAGCTGTTATCGGCGTCGCCAACTTCGATCCCGTCAAGCGAACCTGA
- the LOC117912175 gene encoding thermospermine synthase ACAULIS5 yields the protein MGEAVEFYHSNGVSGINLNESGKKIDENHMCCWYEEVIDDNLKWSFALNSVLHKGTSQYQDIVLLDTKHFGKALVIDGKMQSAEVDEFIYHECLIHPALLCHPNPKTIFIMGGGEGSAAREVLRHNSIEKVVMCDIDQEVVDFCRRYLTVNQEAFRNKKLNLVINDAKAELERRSEKFDIIVGDLADPVEGGPCYQLYTKSFYERILKPKLNVNGIFVTQAGPAGIFTHKEVFSSIYNTIKQVFKYVVAYAAHVPSFADTWGWVMASDQPFCINADEIDKKIDKRIDGELLYLNGASFISSTTMNKSVSLSLLHETHIYTEEDARFIHGHGVAYRD from the exons ATGGGTGAAGCTGTTGAATTCTACCACTCCAATGGCGTCTCCGGGATTAATCTCAATGAATCCGGGAAAAAAATCGATGAAAATCACATGTGTTGCTGGTATGAAGAAGTCATTGACGACAATCTCAAGTGGTCCTTTGCCTTGAATAG TGTGCTGCATAAGGGTACAAGCCAGTACCAGGACATAGTTCTTTTGGACACAAAACACTTTGGAAAg GCCCTGGTGATTGATGGGAAGATGCAGAGTGCTGAAGTCGACGAGTTTATCTACCATGAATGCTTGATTCATCCAGCTCTCCTTTGCCACCCAAA cCCAAAAACTATCTTCATAATGGGAGGTGGTGAAGGGTCTGCTGCGAGAGAAGTACTGAGGCATAACTCCATAGAAAAAGTGGTTATGTGTGATATCGACCAG GAGGTGGTTGATTTTTGCCGTAGATATCTCACAGTAAATCAAGAGGCATTCCGAAACAAGAAGCTCAATCTGGTTATCAATGATGCCAA GGCCGAGTTAGAAAGGAGGAGCGAGAAATTCGATATCATTGTCGGAGATTTAGCAGACCCAGTTGAAGGAGGGCCTTGTTATCAACTCTATACAAAATCCTTCTATGAGCGAATCCTCAAGCCTAAGCTCAATGTCAATGGCATCTTTGTTACTCAA GCTGGACCTGCAGGCATTTTTACCCACAAGGAGGTCTTCTCATCCATATACAACACAATTAAGCAGGTCTTTAAGT ATGTGGTTGCATATGCAGCTCATGTTCCATCTTTTGCAGATACATGGGGTTGGGTGATG GCCTCAGACCAGCCATTCTGTATAAACGCTGATGAAATAGACAAGAAAATCGACAAAAGAATCGACGGGGAATTGCTATATTTGAATGGTGCCTCCTTCATCTCCTCCACCACCATGAACAAGAGTGTTTCCTTATC GCTGTTGCATGAAACTCATATCTACACTGAAGAGGATGCGAGGTTCATTCATGGACATGGGGTGGCTTACCGCGATTGA